The genomic interval AGGGTCTGCCAGGTGACGCGGGAGAAGCCGGCCTCGCGGATCATCTCAGCGAAAGCGTTGGGCTTGGGGAATTTGCGGATCGACTCGACGAGATACTGATAGGACTCCGCGTCTCCGGTCACCATGCGGCCGAGCGGCGGAATCACCTTGAAGGAAAACAGATCGTAGAGACGATCGAGTCCGGGCATCTCGACGGTCGAGAACTCCAGGCACAGGAAGCGGCTGCCCGGCCTCAACACGCGATAGGCCTCGCGCAAAGCGAGGTCAATCCGCGGCACGTTGCGGATGCCGAACGCGATCGTGTAGGCGTCAAAGCTGCGGTCGGCAAAGCCGAGCGTTTCGGCATTGCCTTCCACGAAATCGACCTGGGCGTCGAGATGCCGCTTCAAGGCGCGCTCGCGGCCCACGGCCAGCA from Bradyrhizobium arachidis carries:
- the ubiE gene encoding bifunctional demethylmenaquinone methyltransferase/2-methoxy-6-polyprenyl-1,4-benzoquinol methylase UbiE; this encodes MDRPGETTHFGYRDVPLGDKQTLVNEVFHSVASRYDLMNDLMSGGLHRVWKDIMITRLDPPRSDHPFALLDVAGGTGDIAFRAAKAAGAGFHATVCDINSDMLAVGRERALKRHLDAQVDFVEGNAETLGFADRSFDAYTIAFGIRNVPRIDLALREAYRVLRPGSRFLCLEFSTVEMPGLDRLYDLFSFKVIPPLGRMVTGDAESYQYLVESIRKFPKPNAFAEMIREAGFSRVTWQTLSGGIVALHSGWRL